From a single Microbacterium terrisoli genomic region:
- a CDS encoding IS256 family transposase — MALDQSALLELLGELKLTDVTDRIRVATETLYQELIDAEAAAFIGAAPYERSAGRVTQRNGSRPKTVSTTAGDLELRIPKLRQGSFFPSLLERRRRVDQALFAVVMEAYVHGVSTRKVDDLVKALGADTGISKSEVSRICANLDEDVAAFRDRPLADTTYPYVFLDATYCKARVGRRVVSQAVVVAIGVAADGRREILGFEVGETESQPFWTTFLRSLKARGLDGVKLVISDAHTGLISAIETVFAGSAWQRCRVHFMRNVLSNVPKASGPMVASIIRTIFAQPDTEHVFTQFHEVVRMLTRSHPKIADMLENAKDDILAFCGFPQQHWRQIWSTNPLERLNKEIKRRTDVVGTFPNPAALLRLAGHVLIEQHDEWDGADRRYFSEHSMKLLFAEAEEVAIPELNAA, encoded by the coding sequence ATGGCTCTAGACCAGTCTGCCCTCCTCGAGCTCCTCGGGGAACTGAAACTCACCGATGTCACTGACCGGATCCGTGTCGCGACCGAAACGCTCTATCAGGAGCTGATCGATGCGGAAGCGGCCGCGTTCATCGGCGCGGCCCCGTATGAGCGATCCGCTGGCCGGGTGACTCAGCGCAACGGATCCCGCCCGAAGACCGTGTCCACGACGGCTGGGGATCTGGAACTGCGGATCCCGAAACTCCGGCAGGGGTCGTTCTTCCCGTCGCTGCTGGAGCGCCGGCGAAGGGTCGATCAAGCACTGTTCGCGGTGGTGATGGAGGCGTACGTCCACGGCGTCTCAACGAGGAAGGTCGATGATCTGGTGAAGGCGCTGGGTGCGGATACCGGGATCAGCAAGTCCGAGGTGTCGCGGATCTGCGCGAACCTGGACGAGGACGTCGCCGCGTTTCGGGACCGGCCCCTGGCGGACACGACCTACCCGTATGTGTTCCTCGACGCGACCTACTGCAAAGCAAGGGTCGGACGGCGGGTGGTGTCCCAGGCGGTGGTCGTCGCGATCGGCGTCGCCGCGGACGGACGCCGCGAGATCCTCGGGTTCGAGGTCGGGGAGACCGAATCGCAACCGTTCTGGACCACGTTCCTCCGATCGTTGAAAGCACGCGGTCTGGATGGTGTGAAGCTGGTCATCTCCGACGCTCACACGGGTCTGATCTCGGCGATCGAGACCGTGTTCGCCGGGTCCGCGTGGCAGCGGTGCCGGGTCCATTTCATGCGCAACGTACTCTCGAACGTTCCCAAAGCGTCGGGGCCGATGGTCGCGTCGATCATCCGCACGATCTTCGCCCAGCCCGACACCGAGCACGTGTTCACGCAGTTCCACGAAGTCGTCCGGATGCTCACCCGCTCCCACCCGAAGATCGCGGACATGCTCGAGAACGCGAAGGATGACATCCTCGCGTTCTGCGGGTTCCCGCAACAGCACTGGCGGCAGATCTGGTCCACGAACCCCCTGGAACGGCTCAACAAGGAGATCAAACGTCGCACCGACGTCGTCGGCACATTCCCCAACCCCGCCGCCCTGCTGCGCCTCGCTGGGCACGTCCTGATCGAGCAGCACGACGAATGGGACGGCGCCGACCGCCGCTACTTCTCCGAGCACTCCATGAAGCTGTTGTTCGCCGAAGCCGAGGAGGTGGCCATCCCCGAACTCAACGCGGCATAA
- a CDS encoding ATP-dependent DNA ligase, translating into MPHKIPAPMLAKAVPAVPAADSVPGGLSYEPKWDGFRGLISWDGQTAEIGSRGAKPLTRYFPELVATLAEQLPEPCLLDGEIAVPTGEPGRRHLDWEALSQRIHPAASRVAKLAVETPAMFIAYDLLVRGDRDLQSEPFEVRRTQLEELFTGLRHPLHLTRTTRDADLARRWLDEFEGAGLDGVVAKPLAQPYAPNKRTMFKIKHARTADVVALGYRIHKSGTGVGSLLLGLYTDDGALLNVGAVSAFSDARRRELVDEFAPLVQRDAEGNAVTAATDKSRFSGNKDVSFVRLRPERVLEVRYDQLEGMRFRHTVQFERWRPDREPRSCTFDQLEVVSSFDVDEVLT; encoded by the coding sequence ATGCCGCACAAGATCCCCGCGCCGATGCTCGCGAAAGCCGTCCCGGCTGTGCCGGCAGCCGACAGCGTCCCCGGTGGGCTCAGCTACGAACCCAAATGGGATGGCTTCCGGGGCCTGATCTCCTGGGACGGCCAGACCGCCGAGATCGGCAGCCGCGGCGCCAAGCCGCTCACCCGCTACTTTCCCGAGCTCGTGGCGACCCTCGCCGAGCAGCTGCCCGAGCCGTGCCTGCTCGACGGCGAGATCGCCGTGCCGACCGGCGAACCGGGGCGGCGGCACCTGGACTGGGAGGCGCTGAGTCAGCGCATCCACCCGGCGGCCTCCCGTGTCGCCAAGCTCGCCGTCGAGACCCCCGCGATGTTCATCGCCTACGATCTGCTCGTGCGCGGCGACAGGGATCTGCAGAGTGAACCGTTCGAGGTGCGCCGCACCCAGCTCGAAGAGCTGTTCACAGGCCTGCGGCATCCCCTCCACCTCACCCGCACCACCCGCGACGCCGACCTCGCCCGCCGCTGGCTCGACGAGTTCGAGGGCGCAGGGCTCGACGGGGTCGTCGCCAAGCCGCTGGCACAGCCGTACGCGCCGAACAAGCGCACGATGTTCAAGATCAAGCACGCGCGCACCGCCGACGTCGTCGCACTCGGCTATCGCATCCACAAGTCCGGAACAGGCGTGGGCTCTCTGCTTCTCGGCCTGTACACCGATGACGGCGCACTGCTGAACGTCGGTGCGGTGTCGGCGTTCAGCGATGCACGCCGGCGCGAACTGGTCGACGAGTTCGCGCCGCTGGTCCAGCGGGATGCCGAGGGCAATGCGGTCACCGCAGCCACCGACAAGTCCCGGTTCAGCGGGAACAAGGACGTGTCGTTCGTGCGCCTGCGGCCTGAGCGGGTGCTCGAGGTGCGGTACGACCAGCTGGAGGGCATGAGGTTCCGTCACACCGTTCAGTTCGAGCGGTGGCGCCCCGACCGCGAGCCGCGCTCGTGCACGTTCGATCAGCTCGAGGTGGTCTCATCCTTCGACGTCGACGAAGTGCTGACCTGA
- a CDS encoding TetR/AcrR family transcriptional regulator has translation MPTSSSAARPHAAVMSAALDLFAQQGFESTSVEQIAQAAGMSRSTFFRQFGGKDDVIFADHEVLLAMLRDDLSAPHDNPWTAVRDASLKVYRHFASDPQLARRRYTVVRQVPALREREIVTVFRYERLFDEYLRGALPGLDPVDAVSFAATVTAIHNHVLRRLIRGSKRVPTSVLRDALNDAMRRFGVLEEDAEPAPDDMLVAVFPRRMPAAEVARRLQHDLER, from the coding sequence ATGCCCACGTCATCGAGCGCTGCACGTCCGCACGCCGCGGTCATGTCCGCGGCACTCGACCTGTTCGCGCAGCAGGGGTTCGAGTCCACGAGCGTGGAGCAGATCGCGCAGGCGGCGGGGATGTCGCGCTCGACGTTCTTTCGTCAGTTCGGCGGCAAGGACGACGTGATCTTCGCCGACCACGAAGTGCTGCTGGCGATGCTGCGCGACGATCTGTCCGCACCCCACGACAACCCGTGGACGGCGGTGCGCGACGCCTCACTGAAGGTGTACCGGCACTTCGCCTCGGACCCCCAGCTCGCCCGCCGCCGCTACACGGTGGTGCGCCAGGTGCCGGCGCTGCGCGAACGCGAGATCGTGACGGTCTTCCGGTACGAGCGGCTGTTCGACGAGTATCTGCGCGGAGCGCTGCCCGGACTGGATCCGGTCGATGCCGTCAGCTTCGCCGCGACCGTCACCGCGATCCACAACCATGTGCTGCGCAGGCTGATCCGCGGGTCCAAGCGCGTGCCGACCTCGGTGCTGCGCGACGCGCTGAACGACGCGATGCGTCGGTTCGGTGTGCTCGAAGAGGATGCCGAACCCGCCCCCGACGACATGCTCGTCGCCGTCTTCCCTCGCCGGATGCCGGCCGCCGAGGTGGCCCGTCGCCTGCAGCACGATCTGGAGCGCTGA
- a CDS encoding endonuclease domain-containing protein gives MSRNSTNQWDVTHRAPRVAGVRAHAVRPAMAAQQQHPVHGFRVATPASTWAMTGAMRLHVYDLVAIADAFAHIRRPPHSRPWQKVAPPLTTIADLVTAVDAGRRAGIADLRAALPLVRTGAASRPETWTRLTLIDAGLPEPVLDHDVFDAVGRFVARVDMAYPRLRIAIEYEGTHHNTDAQWEDDIDRYARLEAVGWRVVRVSKSAVFGDPGVLIARVRAALAERSR, from the coding sequence GTGTCGAGAAACTCCACCAACCAGTGGGACGTCACCCACCGGGCGCCTCGCGTCGCCGGGGTGCGGGCGCACGCGGTCAGGCCCGCAATGGCGGCTCAGCAGCAGCATCCGGTGCACGGGTTTCGCGTGGCGACCCCGGCATCCACGTGGGCGATGACCGGCGCGATGCGGCTGCATGTGTACGATTTGGTCGCGATCGCCGACGCGTTCGCGCACATCCGGCGCCCGCCGCATTCGCGGCCGTGGCAGAAGGTGGCTCCGCCGCTGACCACGATCGCAGATCTCGTGACGGCAGTGGATGCCGGGCGCCGGGCGGGAATCGCCGACCTGCGCGCTGCGCTTCCGCTCGTGCGAACGGGTGCAGCGTCGCGGCCCGAGACGTGGACGCGCCTCACCCTGATCGACGCGGGGCTGCCCGAGCCGGTGCTCGACCATGACGTCTTCGACGCGGTCGGCCGTTTCGTCGCCCGGGTGGACATGGCGTATCCGCGTCTGAGGATTGCGATCGAGTACGAGGGCACGCACCACAACACCGACGCACAGTGGGAGGACGACATCGATCGCTATGCGCGGCTCGAAGCGGTCGGCTGGCGGGTCGTGCGGGTCAGCAAGTCTGCGGTGTTCGGCGACCCCGGCGTGCTGATCGCGCGCGTTCGCGCCGCCCTGGCCGAACGCTCGCGATGA